The Rhizobium sp. WSM4643 genome contains the following window.
GAAGACCTCGCATCTGACGCTGCATCGTCTGAAGGACGAACTGGCGGCGCACGGCGTGACAGTCTCCCACAACGCCATCTGGCAGTTCATGCGTCGCGAAGGCTTCAGCTTTAAAAAAAACACTATTCGCCCTTGAGCAAGGCCGTGCCGATATCGCCCGGCACCGCAGGCGCTGGAAAGCCTGGCAAAGCCGTTTCGACCCGAGTCGTTTGGTCTTTATCGACGAAACTTGGATCAGAACCAACATGACGCCGTTGCGGGGCTGGGGGCCAAAGGGCAAAAGGCTGCACGGCTTTGCCCCGCATGGCCGCTGGCGAACGCTGACCTTCCTCGGCGCGCTCCGCTGCGATCGGCTAACCGCGCCCTGCGTCTTCGACGGCCCGATCAACGGCGAGTGCTTCCGCGCCTATGTGAGCCAGCAACTGATTCCTACCCTCAAATCCGGCGACATTGTCATCGCCGACAATCTCGGTTCTCACAAATCCAAAGCAATCCGGGATGCCATCAAGGCGGTCGGGGCAAGGCTGTGGTTCCTGCCGAAATACTCGCCCGACCTCAATCCGATCGAACAGACATTCGCCAAAATCAAGCATTGGATGCGCGAAGCTCAAAAGCGAACCAGCGAGGATACATGGCGCCATCTCGGGCACCTCGTCGAAACCATCAAACCAGACGAATGCGAAAACTACTTCCGCAATGCAGGATACGCTTCAGTCAAAACATGAACCGCTCTAAGAGAGAGGAGTGAGAACTGAAGCTGGAGTATGAAGCTAAGAGAAAAAAGGAGGTCGGCCATGCGCAACGAAATCGAAATCACCGACGAAGTGATCGAGGCGGGTCTGGATGCCATCCGGCAAGGTTCAGAGCGAAATCCTAAAGACCATAGATCTCCCGCGCGGCGCTGAACGCCAGGAGAAACACCGCAAAGGTCACGATATAGAACCAGATTCTGCCGGTGCGCGATGTCGGTTTTAGCATCTTTTACCCTTTGTACGACGTTTGAATCATCGAGATATTCTTTAACGGACGACCTGACGTCGCGACGTTATTGGCAATCGCTTGCCCTCAGGTCGAAACTCGACTGCCCATCCTTGAAGGCGTAGTTGTAGACGGCGAGTTCGGCCTCGCCCGAATCAAGCTTCGGCTTCCAGAAAGAGCACACGGATGGGGCAATGCCTGATTTCATAACCGCTCCATCCGTTAAAGGGAGGGAATCGCTCAGACGGTAAAAATATCGGACCGTCTTCCCCTCGACAGAGATGCGCTCAAGAGTGGTAATGGCGTCTATCTTCTGCGGCAGATTAGCGTTCGCCTCGTCATTCTGGATTCTGGGAATGACGATCAGTTTGGTGACTTGGCTTGAGCTGGCAAGAAACAGAACAACAATGATCGTTCTCGCATTCGGAAATCGCTTGGCCGCCAGATGGCCGACAGCCGCGCCGATCGCTCCGAATATCCCCCCAACCAAGCCGTAAACAACCGGCGCCGGCCATGTTCCCATAAAAGCAAGCATTTCCCCTCCAATGTTATCTTCTGCTGATCTGCCCGGCAGCTTGGTGATGTGCGCACACGGGTGCCGGTAGTACACACAAAACGGTGAGATCGTCGAGCGCGCCCGGCATGGAACCTCACATCTCGATGATCGACCGGCGGACGCGGCCGACGATGGTGACGGCGCCCTGGAATTCCGGTGGCGGCACGTCTTCGTAGGAAGCGGGCTGGAAGGGCGGGTCGTCATTCGGGCGATAGCGCTTGTAGGTTGCGGCCCCCGTCTCGTCGGCGACGACATAAAGCGCATTCGGCGCCAGGCGCTTGTCGCGCAGATTGACGAAAATGATCGAGCCCGGCGGCGAGATCTTGTTCATCGAATTGCCCTCGACCTCGAGCGCGATCCATTCGCCATCGGGCAGATCGAGGGCGGCGACCGTCGGGAATTCCGAAAAATCGGTGATCGGCGCCTGCTCGCTCAGCTGGCCGGCGCTGACCCAGGAGATTTTTGGGACATCGGCGACTGAGGCCGGCAGCTCATCAGGATCGAGCGCGTTGCCGGTTCCGAACTGCAGCCAGTTGAGATTGACCTTGAAAGCGCGGGCGTACTTCTTCGCATCGGCAATGCCGAAGCCGTTGCGGCCGGATTCATGCGCCTTGTAGACATTGGCATTCCAGCCGAACCGATCGACGATCGCCTTCGGCCCGGCAAAGCCGGCATTCTTCCTGGCCATGACCAGCCGCTTTGCGCGTTCTTCGCGCTCAAATTGTTCCTGATCTTTCAACATGATATAAAAAATACCCCAAATTAAGGTACATGTCATGCCCTAATGTGCTTGACATTACGGGTATTAATTGTACCCTAATCGCCATGACAAACACCGACATCATCAGCGACCACATAGCTTTTCTGGCTTTACCGGCCTGCGCGCCGCGTCCCGCGGCTGGGGAGACGGCGCCATGAGGTTCACCATTTCCTCGGAAGAGCGGCTCCATGGACGTCATGCCGACCGGCGTCGTCATCCGCCGGCCGCAAGGCCCAAGGGGAGGGCGGATGTCGGTAATATCAGTTCGCAACGAGGACATCCCCTTCCTCGCCAAGGCCCTGCAGCAGGTGCTGAACGCCAACCGGGAGGTTGATTCGCTATGAGCATCTCCACCTCCGCCCGCGAGATCCTGCGACCGAGCGGCCGCTACACCGGCTGCCCGACCTGCGCAAAGGCGCTGTCGATCGCCGAAGTGATCGAGCGCCACTGCGAGAACTGCGGCCGGCCGACGCGCCCGGAAGAGATGCGGGAGACGATGATTTCGCAGGGCGTTCTGCCGATCCCCAACCCCGATAGCCCAGCCCCTCCCTGACGGCTATCGGCCGCTGGCGTCGTTGCCCTCCCTCGGCGACGCCAGCATCCTCGGGCGCGACTGTGTCGTGCCCATCGGGCGCGGCGATGCCGTGCCCACCGGCGCGACGATGTCGTGTCCGACCCAGGCGGCGGCCTGGCAGACGACCGGAGCCTTTGCTCGCGCAAGAGCCGGCTCCGGTCGTCATCGATGAATTTGAATCAAGCACGGGACGAGCCACCCGCTCCGGCGGGAACGGCGAGCTGCGTTCGAAATCTGAAAGAAGGATCAAGCGATGAGCATCCAGGCCGAGGCCGCGCCAGCGCAGCAAACCAATCACATGAACGCGCTGGAACTCTTCCGCACCGGCCGAGACTACATCGAAATATCAGCCATCCTCGGGTGGCCGGTGCCCTCGGTGGAAACCGAGATCCACTGGCTGCGAAGCGCTGAGAAGGGCGACACCGCCCAGCAGGACCATGCCTGTGGCGAGACCAGGCGGCTTCCTCACCGCACCGCCAGGCCCGGCGCCCCGGTCAATTTTGCCGGTGGGCGGCGGAGGCTGCGGGCTTGAAGAGGCCATCTCAACCCGGAAAGGCACATCGCATGGCTAAGGACACAGTGAGCGAGGAGATCATGGAGATCCTCCGCCCGGTGCTGGGCGAGGAACTGGCGGCGGCGATCATCGAGCATCGCAAGCGCACGCTGAAGAAGCCGCTGACGGTCTATGCCGCGCGGATGCAGGCCAGGGAATATCTGATGACCGGCGATCCGGTCGGCGCCGCCGAGATGCAGATATTCCGCGGCTGGCAGGCGATCAAATGCGACTGGTACCTCAAGGAGAAGGCGAGGGAAGCCGGGTCGATCAACAGCAGCACGAGAAGGACAGCAGTGGATGCCGCACGAGATTTCCCCTCTGGTGAAGATCATTTCGGGGATGCTTTCTGGCTTCCCGGCATCCGCCGGCACTGATCCCGACATGCAGATCCGCGCCTATCTCGTCGCCGTCGAGGGCCTGCCGGCAGAGGCGGTCTGGCGGGCCGCCAAACGCTTCATCTCCGGAAAGGTCAGGGACCATAACCGCGCCTTCGCCCCGAGCTCGGCAAGCTTTGCCGAAGAGTGCCGCCATCAGCAGGCGGCGATCGAGGCCGAGCGCCGGCCGCGCCTGGAAGCAGAGCCCGAGGTGCCGCGGCCGAAAGTGCCGGCCTACAAGATGCAGCTGCTGCGCGATGCAGCCAATGGCAGCCGCAACGCCAAGCGGGAGCTCGCCCGCATGTTTCCCGACAACCCGATCATCGCCCGCGCCGCACGCGATGCACAGGAGGCAGCCAAGTGACCATCACCTTTTGGACGGAAGACAAGATCGTCAGGGCGGAAAAGCTCTGGAAGGAAGGGCTGTCGGCGAGAGAAATCGCCAACCTGTTCGGCTCGAAGAAGAACACCGTCATCAACATGGCGCATCGAAACCGCGACAGGTTCCCCTCGAGGCAAGACACCTGGCATCCGCAGCCGAAGCCGGGCCCGCCCATCCAGCCGATCCGCCACCCCGACCGCGTCACGCGGGTGACCCTGTCCGGCGCGCATGTGACGATGCCGCGCGTGCCGTCCATCGATGGGCCAGCGGAGCCATGAGCCACGTCACCCCACGCGAAACCGAAGTGATCCGCTGGATGGCGTCGGGCAAGACCGCCGCCGAGATCGGCACCATTCTCGGCATCTCGCCGATCACCGTGAACACCCACATCGCCAACGCCAAGATGAAGCTCGGCGTCTTCAAGGAAACGGCGCTGGTCGCCGCGGCACTCAGAAACGGCATCATTCGATAGAAGGACGATCAGCATGGGCGGCAAAGCCACCAAGGTGAAGACAGGACGGGTTAACAAGGGCGCCGGCCGGCCGCGCAAGGAAAATGTCGAGCGTTTTCCCGGCGGCAAGATCAAGCCCTTCGAAACCGAGAAGGACAATATCAGCGTGGCGATCTCAGCCCGCCGCCGCATCCACGGCTTCGGCCGGACGGTTGATGACGAGACGGTCAGGAGCCCCTTTGCCGGCTACACCCTCGGCCGCATGTTCCTCGACGGCCTGATCACCGCCGAACAGCGCCAAGCCGGCGACGACTATGCCGAGGCGATCGCCCGCTACCACAAGACGACAGGCATCCCGGCCCCGAGCCCGAGGGCGCAATCGCTGTTCTCAGTCAAAGTCCACGAAGGCGAGCAGACCGAAACCTTCGCCGACCGCGCCCGCAAGGCCAGCAACCGGATGATGGCGCTGCAGGGTATCCTGCTGCGCTGCCCCGACGGCCCGCAGGTGCGCAGCATGGTCTATAACGTCACGGTGATGGACTACGCCCATCTGCGCCAGATGCCGCCGCAGCAGCTGTTGTGGCTGCGCAGGGGGTTGACGGCTTTGCGGGGGGCGAGGAGTGGGTGATGCAGTGGTTCACCCCCTGTCTTGAGCCGTCGGATTTGCGGCTACGACTGTGTCCGGCGGTGTTCCAAGCTGAGCCACAAACGGACATTGCTTCCATCGTAGAACGTTGTTAGGCATACTCAATTTTAGTGTCCGCAAGCCCTTCGAGAATTCCAATCATGTCCTCGACAACCGACGAGCACGTATGAATTTTGCCGCTGTTATATTGGGTGTGCTCCTCATTTGCGCATTGCTGTTCTTAGCAGCTATCGCAATTCTGTTTCTGGGGCTGCGACGCATGTGGCGACGGACGAGACCTGATCAGCGCTTCCTGAGAACTCTCATTATAGCTTTGGGTCTGGCGGCTATCGCATTGCCCTATGTTGCGATCAAAATTGGCGAGCGAAGGTCCGTTCTCGCTCGCGTTCCCGAACCACTCGAAGTGGCAGAGATCGAATACCGCCTGGAGGAATCTTGGGGCGTCGGTTTCATGCCCGGGGACAACGAAACCGGTTTCGTCGTCTATCGGCTGACCGATGACAGCGCAGACTGGGCGCGGAAACAGGGCAGCCAACTGGGCAACATGCTGGAGGGAGCAAAAGGAGCGTGGCGTGAAACACCGGTCGACGACAGTGGCGACGAAACAGCGATAGGCCGTTGGCACACCTACGACCGTGATCTGGATATGATGGCGGTAGAGCGTCCCAAGCACCACCCTGCGACGATATTTGAATACCTGGAAAAGTACGGCTTCACGATCTCAATTGCTCAAGGGCGGGATCACGAAGCCAACCAGTCGATACAGTCAAGTGGATCGTTTTACTCCTACGGACAAGGCGGCAGTGTCACGATCATTGATCCGGGCCGGGGTAAGGTTTATTTCGCCTATGCCGGATGAGCATCCATGACCATTCGCCATCGCTGCTGTTGCCGCAGAGCCCACCCGCAGCCTCCGTCGTCCTCGAACTTGACCCGAGGCCTCCATCAACAGCGGCCTGTAGACACGGGCGGGAGCGCGGCGAGGGGCATGCTGCGACGTTTCGATTCCCTCTTCTCCCCAGCGGGGAGAAGGTGCCCGTAGGGCGGATGAGGGGGCCGGCGAAGCCGGTCTTTCCAACAACGTCCACGCGGGCTCAGCCGCTGCGGCATTGTCTCGACCGTGTTCAGGGCGATGGGGCACGGCGTTGCAGGACTGGTTTCACGAGAGGGTGTACCGGGTGGCCCCCTCATCCGCCTGCCGGCACCTTCTCCCCGAGGGGAGAAGAGACTTGCGGCAGCCTCTCCGTTCCCATCGGCCTCAGGACGGTAAAGCCACTGGCTCGACCCCGGTAAGGCTAGTGTGAGGGGCAGCCGTTGCGCGAACCGGACAACGATGGCTCAAGGCACGTCGGACGGACCCTTTTCGTTGCCGCTCCATCAGAGTATTTTGCTCCCAAACTGTCTCAACTTGGCGCTGGAGAGTGCAGTGTTTGCGGACGGCGGGCGCACGTTTCTGCTCTTTTTGGCCGTCGCATCGTGTCAGCTGACCTTCGCGCCACGATTGGGTGCGGCAGAGGACACCGTGACGATCGACAGCGGAATGCTGAAGGGTGAGAGGTCGGGCACGGTCGTCAGCTTCAAAGGCATACCCTATGCGGCGCCGCCGGTTGGCGATCTGAGATGGCGTAATCCGAGGCCAGTGGAGACGTGGAGCGGTATCAAGGATGCCCGCGATTTCGGGCCGTCCTGCATGCAGGCCGACGACCTGCCGAAGTCAGAGGATTGTCTGACCCTCAATGTCTGGACACCCGTCAAGCGTCCCCGGACGCCGCTGCCGGTGATGGTTTGGATTTACGGTGGCGCTCTTGCCCAGGGAAACACCCCTCAATATCCCGGTGGTCAGCTAGCCGCCCAGAGAGTTGTGTTCGTCAGCATGAACTACCGCATGGGCCGGCTGGGTTACTTTGCCCATCCTGCCCTGATGAAGGAATCCGCTGACGAGCCCGTCGGCAACTATGGCTACATGGACCAGCTTGCAGCCTTGAAATGGGTCCAGCGAAATATCGAAGCCTTCGGCGGCGATCCGAAGAAAGTGACGATATTCGGAGAGTCGGCCGGTGGCGGCTCGGTGATGGCGCATATGATATCGCCGTTGTCACGGGGGCTTTTCCGCGGCGCCATCCTACAGTCACCTGACCTCCCGACCGCGCGTGCTGAGAGCACGCCCTTGTCAACATTGAAAGAAGCCGAGAAAACCGCATTGGACTATGCCGCTTCCCTGGGAATCGATGGAAGCGATGCCGAGGCTCTGACGGCCCTTCGGGCGCTGCCTGCGGAAAAGCTGACCGAAGGTGCATCGGCACAAGAGGTGCTGGCGGGGATGTCGACGGGCAAGCCCGTCATCGGCATATCAGGCGCGATGATTGACGGACGGTTTTTGCTCGAAACGCCGGAAGCGGCTTTTGCGGCCGGCCGTCAGGCGCAGGTTCCGGTCATCGTCGGGGCAAATGATCGGGATATCGGTATCGGTGAGGCCGCGATGAAAGACGATCTCTTCGCGCTGTTCGGGAAGCATGCCACCGAAGCCCGCACCCTCTACGATCCCTCCGGCCAACAGACCCTCGCTGAGCTGACGCAGCAGGTTCTGGCTGACAAAACGCTTGTTGAACCGTCTCGCCACCTCGCTGACGAGATGATCCGCGCCGGTCAGCCGACGTGGTGGTATCGTTTCTCCTATGTCGCCGAGGCTCTCCGCAACGATCCGGCATGGAAAGGCACTCCGCACGGCTTCGAAATTCCGTTTACGTTCGACATTCCAGACGCACTGGTGAAAGACAAGGTGACGCCTGCCGACTGGGCGATGGCCACATTGGCGAGTGCTTATTGGGTCGAATTTGCAACGAGCGGTGACCCCAATGGAGGCTCACGGCCAAAATGGCCTCACCACGACCCCTTCGTCCACAGGGTCATCGACTTCACCAATCAAGGCGTGACGTTCGGAGCCGATCCGCTGAAGCCACGGCTCGACCTCTGGCAAAGCTATTGGGAGGAGAAGGAGTGACGGGGTCGGTGCCTGTCGCTTAGCCCCATGTCAGGGTTCCGAAAGAGACGGCCACGTGTCCAGATCCGGTCGGAGCGCAACACCATTGTTGATTGCCCAAGTACTGAAATGCTCCTTGGCGGCAGGTCTGCGTTGAATACCCCAACGCTGTGGCGTTTCATCCAAGGGCGGTGATGGCTGGATGGGTTTGCCGATCGTAAAGCGCCAATTCCTCGGCGGTTGGCGGCTCGAACAGCGTCCACCATCGAAGCAGGTCCGCCCGCGAGATGTCGAACGTGGCGGCTGGAAGCTCGGCGTTTCGTCGGGAGACCCGGTCCCAAAGCGCATCGAAAGGAACGTCGAGGAAGCAGAGGACGACGCGGGCACCGGCTGCGCGAGCTTCCTCCCGGCAGGTGTCGCGTTCTTCCCGCGACCACACGCCCCAATCCACGACAACGTTACACTGGAGCCTGATGGCACGCAAAGCGATCTGCCATTGCAGGCTCTCGACTCTGCCTCGGCACGGACCAGTTTCGGCTTCCGGAGTGGAGATGCCGGGGTAAAGCTTGTGCATCCAGTCGTCGCCGGTCAGACGGAGGGCAGATGCTTCATGTTCGATGATCTTGGCAAGCGACGTCTTCCCCGAACCGGGAAGACCGCAAGTGAGGTAGAGCGTGGGCATTGGAAAATCTCTGATTTTGGCTTGGCAAGGGGAAGCGGGCCCCGCGGTGTCGTGCGGGACTGTGCTTCGCTCAAGGCCGCAAGGCGCGGCCAATCAGAGGTGTGTTGCCATGGTCTATCTTCTAGGACTGCTCTGCTCGGGGGTCAAGACGGAGCACATGGGTGGCGGACATTCGGGAGTACGGTCGTGACCTGACCCGGAGGGGCTTTCCGAACAACCGCGTTGGGCGGCCGGCAGCATGACGGAGCCGTCATTGCGTGAGGCTGCACCACCGGCCGCGTCCACATCCGTCATGGCCAACGCGATCTCAACCAGGATCGCCCTGGGCCGCGGCTGAAATTTGTTTCTTGCCCTCTGTCTCCCTGCTATCATGGACGTCGGGAGACAGCGCCATGAGCGAGAACCGAAAGCTGGCTGCGATCCTGGCCGCGGACGTGGTCGGGTACAGCCGCCTTGCAGGCGCCGACGAGGACCTCACCCTGGCGAGGTTGCGCACACTGCGCAGCGATCTCATCGATCCGACGATCGCCGTGCACCATGGCCGCGTGGTGAAGCGCACCGGCGATGGTGCGCTGGTCGAGTTCCGCAGCGTGGTGGACGCCGTGCGCTGCGCCATCGAGGTGCAGAACGGCATGGTGGAGCGCAATCACGGCGTCCCGCAGGACCGTCGCATCGAGTTCCGGATCGGTATCCATTTGGGCGATGTCGTCGAGGAAAGCGACGGCGATCTGATGGGCGACGGCGTCAACATCGCTTCGCGATTGGAGGGCGTCGCCGCGGCGGGCGCCATCTGCCTGTCCGAGGATGCCTATCGCCAGGTCAAGGCGAGGCTCGACCTCTCGGTCAGCGATCTCGGCAGCACGCAGCTCAAGAACATCGCCGAGCCGATCCGGATCTATTCGCTGCAAGTCGGCAGCGCAGCGACCAAGTCAGCCGCGGCCTCGGAAACCGCAACGAGCCAACCGGCGACGGCAGCGCCGCCGAAGCTGTCGATCGCCGTCCTGCCCTTCGCCAACATGAGCGGTGACGCCGAACAGGACTACTTCGCCGACGGCATCTCGGAAGACATCATCACGGCGCTATCGAAGCTGTCGCAGCTCTTCGTCATCGCTCGCAATTCGTCGTTCACTTTCAAGGGCAAGAACGTCCAAGTGCAGGAGGTGGGCACGAAACTCGGCGTGCGGCATGTCCTCGAGGGCAGCGTACGCAAGTCGGGAAACAGGGTACGCATCACCGCGCAGCTCATCGACGCGACCACCGGCGGGCATCTATGGGCGGAGCGGTTCGATCGCGACCTCACCGACATATTCGCGGTTCAGGACGATGTCACCCAGCAGATCGTCGATGCGCTGGCGGTCAACCTGACAGAGGGCGACCGGCAAAGACTTGCGCCGGGGCAGACCCGGCACCCCGAGGCATATGACTGCTTCCTGCGCGGCCGGGAGCTGTGGCACCGGCTGACGAGGCAAACGAACAGCGACGCCCGCGACCTTTTGCAACGTGCCATCGAACTGGACCCGAACTTCGCCTCGGCGCACGCCTTCCTCGCCCTTACCCATGGGCTCGACTACCTGAACCGGTGGAGCGCGTTGCCGCAGCGCTCGGTCGAGCAAGCCGAAGCGGCGGCGACGCTGGCGGTAGCGCGGGATGATAGCGATCCCGTGGCGCACTGGGCGCTCGGTATGGTCAAGCTCTACTCGCGACAGCACGATGAAGCCATCAGCGAGGTCGAGCGTGCGATCGTCCTCAATCCGAACTTCGCCGAAGGGCAGGTCAGCCTCGGCGAGGCACTCATCTATTCAGGCAGACCTGAGGAGGCACTCGCCTATTTCGATCGGGCGAGGGTCCTGAACCCGTATTTTCCGGATATCGTTCTTCACTTTCAGGCCTTGGCCTTGTTTCAATTGCGAAGGTACGAAGAGGCCGTCCAACTATTGCTGCAGCGCGTCAGCCGCAACCCCGTCACCGATGTCTCGCGCGCGCTTCTGGCCGCCTGTTACGGGCACCTCGGCCGTTTCGAAGAGGCTCGCGCGACGTGGCAAGAGGTGATGCGCGTCAATCCCGACTACTCCCTGGAATACCGTCGCAAAGTCCTGCCCTTCAAGAACCCCGCCGATTTCGAGCTCGTCGTGGAGGGGCTACGCAAGGCCGGTGTCGTACAATGACGGTGGTCGGCAACGACGACGGCCTCCAGCGTGATCGCCGGCAAGATCTGCTTTCAGGAAGCTGCGAAGCCATCCTCTGCCGCAAGAGCTAGATCAGGCAGGCCGGCGGCCAAACCAATGTGCAAGCCAATGGTCGATCGACAGTTTTCCCGGCCCCCATGCCATGAGCGACAGCGCCATCGCAGCCCAGGTAATGTGGATCGGCCATCCGTCCGGCACCGTGAGCTCGACGATCAACGTCATGAACAGCAGGCCGGTTGCCGCAAACCGGGTAGCGAAGCCCAGAACCAGCAAGATCGGAAAGGTGATCTCGGCAGCGCCGGACAGGAAGGCCATGGTTACCGGCGCCGGATAGGCATAGGGACCGCCCGGCAGATGGAGCATGAATTCGTCGGTGAACAATGTGACCGCCGTATCGTTCAATTGCAGGAAGCCATCCCACTTCAGAATGCCCGACTTCCAAAAGGGCACGGCCAGAGCGATGCGCACAACCGCCTGAACGACGCTCGGCTGCGCAAAGGCCCGAACCAGTCTCTGTGCCGTCTCTACAAGTGTGACGATCGGCTGAAGCCTGGCTCTGATCGAAGTCTGTTGGGTCGTCGATATCATCATGCGTCTCCGAGAGTGATGCCGCAAAATACCCCCGCTTCGATCATGCCAGCCACGCTGGCCGCGATGTCGAACGACGGACAAGCGTCGATGGCCTTGGCTGCGGCGACACCAAGCGGTTCGCCGGCAATGAGGGAAATCAGGAACGCTGCGCCGCCCAAAGGAAGGTAACGAACCGCCACCTCCATATCCGGCCGCGTTATAAGCGCATCTTCCGGGTCGACCACTTCGATCCGGATTATGGAGCCGTCACCGCGATTGGCGGCAAAGATCGTCAGCGCCGGATAGTCCGACCGAACGATCCTTGTTGCCGGATGCGCTGCAAAGACCAAATCACCGAGACGATCCGGCGGAACGGAAGCAAGAGCATCAGCGGCAAGGGGCTCGACATCCGTTGCGTGGTAGGCGTCCAGCCAAGCCCGTTCGATCCGGGCGACATCGGGAAGCCAGGGCAAGGACCGGGCATATTCGTACTGTTCGATGAACGCGGGAAAATCCCGGCCATATTCGAAGAGAAGCGGCGATGTCGGTGGCGTGGCGCGCACGTGAAAGCGCGCCATGGCGCGGAAAAACTCCGCCCCCGTCAGGCGTTGCACCGCCGGGAAAATCCCGGCGAGGGCATCGATCAGACTGACGGTGACGTTGTTGCGGTAGACGTTGTAGCGTTTGATCGCTCCCTTGCCGTTCGGCCCGACAACGCCGTCGGGCGTCCCAGCGTCCGGGTTGGTCAGGGCCGGCGCAAAATCCGCCGCATAAGTCAGGGGCTCTATGCGGCGAGATGGGGGATCAAGCCGCAACATGACTTTGATCCTGCAACGCGATGGAACCATGGAGATCCATGATCGCCTGCGCTGCGAGGGCCTCGCCACGCAGTATCGGCCAATCGGGTATGTTGCTGTCCCACTCGATGAGCGTTGGGATGGGGCCACTACGGCCAATGACGATCTCGTAAAGCTTCCAGACGGCATCGGCGACCGGCCCGTCATGGCTATCGATCAGCAGCAGCTCGTCCTCGTCGTCAGTCTGCTCGGCGTGGCCTGCGAGATGGATCTCACCAACCGCAGCAATGGGAAAATCGGACAG
Protein-coding sequences here:
- a CDS encoding AAA family ATPase, which translates into the protein MPTLYLTCGLPGSGKTSLAKIIEHEASALRLTGDDWMHKLYPGISTPEAETGPCRGRVESLQWQIALRAIRLQCNVVVDWGVWSREERDTCREEARAAGARVVLCFLDVPFDALWDRVSRRNAELPAATFDISRADLLRWWTLFEPPTAEELALYDRQTHPAITALG
- a CDS encoding GcrA family cell cycle regulator, translated to MTITFWTEDKIVRAEKLWKEGLSAREIANLFGSKKNTVINMAHRNRDRFPSRQDTWHPQPKPGPPIQPIRHPDRVTRVTLSGAHVTMPRVPSIDGPAEP
- a CDS encoding response regulator transcription factor, yielding MSHVTPRETEVIRWMASGKTAAEIGTILGISPITVNTHIANAKMKLGVFKETALVAAALRNGIIR
- a CDS encoding IS630 family transposase (programmed frameshift) translates to MTRPYSNDLRERVVAAVAAGQSCRVVADRFDIAVSSVVKWSQRYRTTGSVTPGKMGGHRRRVLEPHRAFIIERIEKTSHLTLHRLKDELAAHGVTVSHNAIWQFMRREGFSFKKTLFALEQGRADIARHRRRWKAWQSRFDPSRLVFIDETWIRTNMTPLRGWGPKGKRLHGFAPHGRWRTLTFLGALRCDRLTAPCVFDGPINGECFRAYVSQQLIPTLKSGDIVIADNLGSHKSKAIRDAIKAVGARLWFLPKYSPDLNPIEQTFAKIKHWMREAQKRTSEDTWRHLGHLVETIKPDECENYFRNAGYASVKT
- a CDS encoding sigma-70 family RNA polymerase sigma factor, which encodes MSIQAEAAPAQQTNHMNALELFRTGRDYIEISAILGWPVPSVETEIHWLRSAEKGDTAQQDHACGETRRLPHRTARPGAPVNFAGGRRRLRA
- a CDS encoding carboxylesterase/lipase family protein, with protein sequence MFADGGRTFLLFLAVASCQLTFAPRLGAAEDTVTIDSGMLKGERSGTVVSFKGIPYAAPPVGDLRWRNPRPVETWSGIKDARDFGPSCMQADDLPKSEDCLTLNVWTPVKRPRTPLPVMVWIYGGALAQGNTPQYPGGQLAAQRVVFVSMNYRMGRLGYFAHPALMKESADEPVGNYGYMDQLAALKWVQRNIEAFGGDPKKVTIFGESAGGGSVMAHMISPLSRGLFRGAILQSPDLPTARAESTPLSTLKEAEKTALDYAASLGIDGSDAEALTALRALPAEKLTEGASAQEVLAGMSTGKPVIGISGAMIDGRFLLETPEAAFAAGRQAQVPVIVGANDRDIGIGEAAMKDDLFALFGKHATEARTLYDPSGQQTLAELTQQVLADKTLVEPSRHLADEMIRAGQPTWWYRFSYVAEALRNDPAWKGTPHGFEIPFTFDIPDALVKDKVTPADWAMATLASAYWVEFATSGDPNGGSRPKWPHHDPFVHRVIDFTNQGVTFGADPLKPRLDLWQSYWEEKE
- a CDS encoding DoxX family protein, with the translated sequence MMISTTQQTSIRARLQPIVTLVETAQRLVRAFAQPSVVQAVVRIALAVPFWKSGILKWDGFLQLNDTAVTLFTDEFMLHLPGGPYAYPAPVTMAFLSGAAEITFPILLVLGFATRFAATGLLFMTLIVELTVPDGWPIHITWAAMALSLMAWGPGKLSIDHWLAHWFGRRPA
- a CDS encoding S24 family peptidase, which translates into the protein MLKDQEQFEREERAKRLVMARKNAGFAGPKAIVDRFGWNANVYKAHESGRNGFGIADAKKYARAFKVNLNWLQFGTGNALDPDELPASVADVPKISWVSAGQLSEQAPITDFSEFPTVAALDLPDGEWIALEVEGNSMNKISPPGSIIFVNLRDKRLAPNALYVVADETGAATYKRYRPNDDPPFQPASYEDVPPPEFQGAVTIVGRVRRSIIEM
- a CDS encoding HvfC/BufC N-terminal domain-containing protein, with the translated sequence MLRLDPPSRRIEPLTYAADFAPALTNPDAGTPDGVVGPNGKGAIKRYNVYRNNVTVSLIDALAGIFPAVQRLTGAEFFRAMARFHVRATPPTSPLLFEYGRDFPAFIEQYEYARSLPWLPDVARIERAWLDAYHATDVEPLAADALASVPPDRLGDLVFAAHPATRIVRSDYPALTIFAANRGDGSIIRIEVVDPEDALITRPDMEVAVRYLPLGGAAFLISLIAGEPLGVAAAKAIDACPSFDIAASVAGMIEAGVFCGITLGDA
- a CDS encoding adenylate/guanylate cyclase domain-containing protein, with amino-acid sequence MSENRKLAAILAADVVGYSRLAGADEDLTLARLRTLRSDLIDPTIAVHHGRVVKRTGDGALVEFRSVVDAVRCAIEVQNGMVERNHGVPQDRRIEFRIGIHLGDVVEESDGDLMGDGVNIASRLEGVAAAGAICLSEDAYRQVKARLDLSVSDLGSTQLKNIAEPIRIYSLQVGSAATKSAAASETATSQPATAAPPKLSIAVLPFANMSGDAEQDYFADGISEDIITALSKLSQLFVIARNSSFTFKGKNVQVQEVGTKLGVRHVLEGSVRKSGNRVRITAQLIDATTGGHLWAERFDRDLTDIFAVQDDVTQQIVDALAVNLTEGDRQRLAPGQTRHPEAYDCFLRGRELWHRLTRQTNSDARDLLQRAIELDPNFASAHAFLALTHGLDYLNRWSALPQRSVEQAEAAATLAVARDDSDPVAHWALGMVKLYSRQHDEAISEVERAIVLNPNFAEGQVSLGEALIYSGRPEEALAYFDRARVLNPYFPDIVLHFQALALFQLRRYEEAVQLLLQRVSRNPVTDVSRALLAACYGHLGRFEEARATWQEVMRVNPDYSLEYRRKVLPFKNPADFELVVEGLRKAGVVQ